The genomic interval TGTAAGTGGAGAATCGCGTGTCATGCCATAAAGAGgtaccatctgtctgtctgtctgtctatgtgtctgtctatctgtccgtctgtgtgtctgtctaactgtctgtctgtctgtgtgtgtgtatgtgtgtgtgtgtgtgtgtgtgtgtgtgtgtgtgtgtgtgtgtgtgtgtgtgtgtgcgcgcgcgtgcgtgcgtgtgtgtgtgtgtgtaatcttCCACAATGCTGTAATGCTATTAAACCAAACTATGTACATCATGTGCTGATTACAGTCGGTATCAAACTTTTTGATAATAATTTTGATGACTACTGTAGCTCATATTGTAGATTACTTACTCATTGTTGATCTTAGCTCAGCAAAACGTCCCGGTCTCGTCACATCAAATATTCTCAGCAATTGATTAAATCCGCTGAACAATTGACTGCCGTCTGGAGAGAATGCAAGACTGTAAGCAGACGTTACTTCATCCTAAAAGACACTACATCACTGCATACATCACTGTAACATttatcttgtgtgtgtgtgtgtgtgtgtgtgtgtgtgtgtgtgtgtgtgtgcgtgtgtgtgtgtgcacgtgcgtgtgtctgtgtgtgtatatccACCATAACTGACCAGATGATTATAAGAACAATACGAGCCTCTCAATGATCCAGAAAATGCATCAAACATGTGAATCGGCTGATCCTTAGCAGAACTAACCAAACTACAATGAAACACTAAATGATGAGCAGCTCAATAAACCCAGAATAATCAACACATACCAGCATGTTTGTGGGTCAGATGAGTGCATGGCAGGATACCAGCAGTAGTCGTAGATTGTGTCTGCTTCCTTCATTTGCAACACAGCCGATATTTCTGTCTGATCAAACTGTTGAAATGGAAAGAAAGTGAGATGCTGTGGCAAGTTGAAGAGACGTAGAATGTTGTCATTGCTGCATGTAAGTAAGCACAAACCATCTGGAGACCTGCAGTAATAAAAATGTGGATTGACATGCAGCTAGCAATACTCTGACTTGATAAGAGGAGTAGAGTcccagatagacaaacagacagaaacacaaacagacagagaggcagacagacagacaaacagagagccagacagacaaacagagagccagagagacagacagacaaacaaagagacagaccaacactcagacagagagacagagagacagacagacagacaaacaacagaaagacatacagacagacagacagacaaacagagagacagacagagagacagagagacagacagacaaacaaacagagacactcagacagagagacagaaagacagatggacagccaacaaacagacagagagacagagagacagacaaagaaacagatagacagacagacgaacaaacagagacactcagacagacacagacactcagacagacagacagacgttgAACTAGATGTGTCTTTGTCCCACCCATGGTGTGCCGATATCTTGTCAAGAGCAGCCCGAGAAGACGGGGCAGCAGCGGCAAGAAGGGAAGAGAGGAAAGTCGAGAAATACCAGTCAAAGATCCTGCCGGGTGGAGTATGCCTCAACTTCGTGCCTCTAGTTATGGAACACTTCGGTCGTTGGGGGAGACACGCACAATCATTCCTGTCTCAATTATCTCAACTAAGTAAAAACATCAACCTCGGTAACAGTGACCAAGATCTCAAGTGctactggagaagaagattcgctgtagctctccaaaggttctcatccagaagatgaaccactcacgaagcaaagaaaatgacattagtgacatatatagtgtccaattgcatgcaacctaagttgataattttttagagacccgtgtgggtctaattgatatataacagactttcgtatctatagcttgtaatagttcatatgtatgaaatatatagatttgacagacagacagacagacagaccaaaaaacagagagacagagagatactcagatgaaagacagacagacagacaaacatgcacaaatACATATACAGACTctatacatacgtacatacatacaaagtTACCATTTGCATCCTTTCAAAAAGTTGCCAGGGCAAAACTCTTTTGTTGCTGTAGCTAGTTGACTAGTCTCCACATGCCAATCATACTGTACATGCTCTATGTGCACGTGATCAACTTCTCTGACATCACAAATCATTCAACGCAATCCTATAAAGGTTTAAAAATATTTACTCTTCATGGTCATCTGAATTTCTTTCTTCTCGTTGCTGCGGTAGACTTTTATCAACCGAACCGCCTTCTGTGTCCATCCGATTAGATctcctaacgcgcgctaacaaCCGTTTGTTGCACCATCCAAAAGTAAGGAAAAAGCAAATTTGAGCTATCCGAGCTGCGAAAGACTCCCTTTTTGTATCTTGTATTAAATAATAACTGCCAACATTGCAAATCTAAAGGAAGTGTAGAGTCTGCAGTTGCTGGTACGAGTGGGACTCCAAGGATCTATGTTCTATCGCGCATGCGTTTGTTACGTGTTATGACGTCATAGCACGCGTTTTCCGACTGATCCCTAAAGGTAGGCGATACGCTCGCAATACGACATGTTTCACAAGCTCAGTGAAGTAGCCAAACGCAATCCGTTCAGCTCTCCTATCATCTCGAAGGCGAGCTGCGAGTCCAACGTCACAGGCAATCGAGAAATAACAACAGCCGCCGCCACCGGTGAGGCAAACGTTTAATCAAGTGTCCGTGcgtgtccgtctgtgtgtctcttttTTGTGTACAAAATACGAGTCGTGATCAGATAGTAGGCAATTGATTTGGATGGGATGatgttggtcacgtgacttgtgcCTCAGAGTACAGCTGTGAGTATGGCTCGGCCAAGTACTATGCCATATGTGGTTTCGGCGGCATTCTCAGTTGCGGTCTTACTCACACTGCCGTTGTTCCGCTCGATCTCGTCAAGTGTCGAATCCAGGTACGTACTAGTAGGTGGTCACGCCCACGTTGCCCTCTGttattatccgggatatcGTATCCGGGTGTTTTAGGTGGATCCTGCAAAGTATGGAAGTTTGCTGAAAGGTTTGAAGATTACTGTGAAGGAGAATGGTGTTCGAGGTCTGGCGTTGGGTTGGGCACCCACGTTCATTGGATACTCGATGCAGGGATTATTTAAATTTGGATGCTATGAAGTATTCAAGGTACGTCGACTCATCTTGTAATACGTTAGagtggagggatgcatctcacaatacactagactattgtattggagggatgcatctcacaatacactagactattgtattggagggatgcatctcacaatacactagactattgtattggagggatgcatctttcaATACACTATACCACTTTAATACATACATTGTCCATAAACCAAAAATCTTGTTTCAGTCACTCTACAGCTCACTACTAGGAGAAGAAAGAACCTACTTGTGGCGAACATCTCTATATCTTGCCGCATCAGCAAGTGCCGAGTTCTTCGCAGACATTGCTCTTGCTCCTATGGAAGCAGTGAAAGTGAGAATTCAAACTCAACCAGGATGGGAAACGACGCTGAGAACGGGAGTACCAAGGATTATGAGAGAAGAGGGACTGGCAGGGTGACCACCATGTTTATCGAGTCTTCAGTTATGGCAGCTGTAGTGTCGGTTTGCTTGTAGTTTCTATAAGGGTGTGGTGCCACTGTGGGGCCGTCAGATTCCGTATACGATGATGAAGTTTGCTTGCTTTGAGAGGACTGTTGAGGCTCTTTATCGTTACGTTGTTCCAAAGAAAAGGGATGACTGCTCAAAGCCGGAACAATTGGTGGTTACATTTGCAGCTGGATACATTGGTGTGTCATCTTATGGTTGTCCGTCGATTGTAATCATATCTCTGTTTGttcaagtgtttgtctgtctgtttgtccatttgtctgtctctgtttgtccatttgtctgtctgtttgtgtgtctgtccatttgtgtgtctgtccatttgtgtgtctgtccatttgtgtgtctgtccatttgtctgtctgtccatttgtccgtctgtttgtccatttgtctgtctgtttgtgtgtctgtccatttgtctgtctgtccatttgtccgtctgtttatccatttgtctgtctgtaacagtgtttgtccatttgtctatccgtttgtccatttgtctgtccgttagtctgtctgtctgtctatgtctctttgtgtgtatgtgcgtctATCTCTCTGTGCAGCTACTGTTGACTCTGACTAGTATCTCCTTGCTTACAGCTGGAGTATTCTGTGCTCTCGTCAGTCACCCTGCTGACAGCATTGTCTCCAAGCTGAACTCTGACAGTGGAAGTACAATGTTTAAAGCAGCTAAAGATCTAGGCTTCAAAGGTAAAACAATATTTCgacaaataaaattaataaaataaatttattttatttcacTGTCAGTCAGgtctaatatattgatattaattttcaTGGATAATGCAGCTACAAATGTAACATTCTCGGTTGTTCGTTTTAGGCATGTGGAAGGGTCTTGGCCCACGTATTCTCATGATTGGAACCCTCACCGCCCTTCAATGGTTCATCTACGATTTTGTGAAAGTTTGGTTCCGTCTGCCACGCCCACCTCCACCAGAAATGCCCGAGAGTTtgaaaaagaaacaattagCGCTCCAACAACAGGCGCAATAAACTCTTAGTTGCTACAACTACTTTATTGACTGTAGTCCATGTATTGTGACATTTCATGTTGTCAGA from Corticium candelabrum chromosome 22, ooCorCand1.1, whole genome shotgun sequence carries:
- the LOC134197271 gene encoding telomerase Cajal body protein 1-like isoform X1 — protein: MDTEGGSVDKSLPQQREERNSDDHEEEVDHVHIEHVQYDWHVETSQLATATKEFCPGNFLKGCKWSPDGLCLLTCSNDNILRLFNLPQHLTFFPFQQFDQTEISAVLQMKEADTIYDYCWYPAMHSSDPQTCCLVSSAKDQPIHMFDAFSGSLRGSYCSYNHLDEVTSAYSLAFSPDGSQLFSGFNQLLRIFDVTRPGRFAELRSTMTDHGGISGIISCIAFSPTETGVYALGSYNKSIAIYSPDGSVICVLQGQRGGVTHIMFSPDGNRLYTGGRKDAEILCWDVREPGRVLFKVVRDVETNQRIYFDLDRSGRYLVSGHHSGLVTVWDTDEIRQCDDSADNVAQCVKEFSSHKDTVNGVSFHPWLPMLATSCGQRQFLLDSSDDSLADLDVSHREENSVCLWSLS
- the LOC134197346 gene encoding solute carrier family 25 member 3-like, translating into MFHKLSEVAKRNPFSSPIISKASCESNVTGNREITTAAATEYSCEYGSAKYYAICGFGGILSCGLTHTAVVPLDLVKCRIQVDPAKYGSLLKGLKITVKENGVRGLALGWAPTFIGYSMQGLFKFGCYEVFKSLYSSLLGEERTYLWRTSLYLAASASAEFFADIALAPMEAVKVRIQTQPGWETTLRTGVPRIMREEGLAGFYKGVVPLWGRQIPYTMMKFACFERTVEALYRYVVPKKRDDCSKPEQLVVTFAAGYIAGVFCALVSHPADSIVSKLNSDSGSTMFKAAKDLGFKGMWKGLGPRILMIGTLTALQWFIYDFVKVWFRLPRPPPPEMPESLKKKQLALQQQAQ